GCACTTCTGGTACGCTAAGAGCCGCTACCATGCATCTCGTATATGTCGACAAGTTGATGTGCTGATGTGACAGTGCCAGCATCTTGCCGTAACGCGGAGAAACTGGAAACGCAGCGATACTGCGTCCAAGCGGCGTCACTTTCGCGCAGTATATCTCtaaatataatgaaacattAATTCTGTGCTTTAgacaatgtaataatattttaaatataaaagaataattttaagtttcatAATAAGCTCCGAGTGCTTCGACTCTACGcattgcaattttgcaatgcCGTCTAAATGacaatataaatgtttctgttCGATTACCTTCCTGTTTCTTCGAAGGCGGCTCTAATGCTCCAAGTATCGTAAGCCGTTTCTCCGCAGACTTCAACTGCACGACATCTGGTGGCGTAGGAAATGGAAAGTTCACAACTTTGTCTATATTCATCGCCTTCATCTGCAGTAATAAGTCGTCCACTGGTTTTCTCTGAATCTCCGACTGGCTGTATTCCTCGAAATCGTTGTATACAGCCGATGAGTATAATCTATACGAAaagaaatgtatgtataaagaCTGCAAAGCAAAAGATTATgtgcataattaatataactataCTTTAAacataaagtttttaaaaaaaattaattttgaaaatttctaaaaaaaaatgatcaaagccgatcaagagacacggtagtgtctcgcgccaagtacacgcggagcgagaccgaccgtgactcttttacgcgacgtaTTCATATaatacgtttacgcgagcgttacttttgtagtaacttatgataattccttcgcgtaaacgggattttctttcgcgtaaacgggattttgtagtaacttacgataatttactccgcgtaaacgagtgaattatgaattatagtaagttactacagaagtaacgctcgcgtaaactaacagagccgtattagcatcgtAAGACtacttaaggggatcctgcagccgtattaTTTACCAACATTATCGTTtttagatggatcttttaattgactttataaaattgcaaaaatattttacagaattaaagtacgcaaaATCTAGGTATATAagcgcgattttatatcaaaaacaccaaaaGATTCCTCCCTtaggaaaacatgtaggaataatatcgtgtaagtagaagtaagattcaatgcgtacaaaaaaagatccatcaaaagtttattttagtaatgcaaatacggatgcagaatgacaagaagaacagcaacagtagttgccggatcttgcgagagatggcgagcaatcgaacaaGGACAGATGTTATTTCGttatgcccgttctagactggaggatgatCCTATTCTCGGCTCATCCTCCTTTGTATAGTGTACGTGACATAaactatacataaaatatagatttttacccGTCTACACTAGAGCCACAAGTAGGATCATctccagtctagaacgggcattagacaaagacagatagggaaaacaaaattagaaagattGACATTATCGAGATCAAGGAAGTTCGCctgtcactgcaggatccccttaaggggattACGTGAACGTAATGTACGTACATTATCGTACTTTTcgtttaacttttttgtttggaGTCTCAGCCTAATTCTACAAACGGTATGATATTCCTTGATGTCTACTGAATGGACCTGCACCCTCATTTTGTAACATCaagttgtagaatttttatacgaagCAAATATTGTTAGAAACGAGTGTAGGTATTACAGAcagctttaggatcaccttaagacggtcttgaaataagaaccgactataaATACCGGCGTAAATCTACAATTTGTAAGGTCCACcttattaaagattttcatGCATGTAAATTGCGGGATGTTTCAAGATACCTGTAGCAATGACCAGGTCGAGTTCTACCGGCTCTGCCGGCACGTTGGGTGGCCGCTGCTTTGCTCGCATAGCTAATATGATACGTGCTTACACCTGTCACCTTGTCATACAGCCTAGTTTTACAACGCCCGCTATCTACAACGTATCTGATGTTAGGAATCGTCAGCGAGGTTTCTGCAACATTAGTAGATACCACGCACAAGCGACATCCTTCTGGTGGTGACTCAAACAcctaaaatcatattaaatttaaaattaattatttcatcacaAAATAGGTCTGTTGTTttaatttactacaaaaagtGTTAACATCAAAAGGATCACAATTGATTTATCATTATGCACTACATATTTACTCTAGCCTGTTTGTGCCCAGGTAAAAGGGAGTAAAGGGGTAAGACCCATAATGGCTGCACGTTTGTCAGTCCCTTGAAATCAGTAAcatcttcatcttcatcttcatcCTCATCAAAATTCTCTTCATCGTCCTGCGCATTGATTAAATCCTCGTGTGTGTCATCAATAGGATTTATCAAATAgctaaacataaatatttgttatgataaattatagaaaaatataaaaaattaaaatatggcGATACGAATATACGTACTCATCGAGATTAATAGTCGGGAGTATAATCTGTTTCTTCTGCCTCTGTTTATTACGGCGCAACGCTTCCTTGGCATCGAAATCATCTTCGGAATTTTCTTGTTCGCTATGTTCTTTATCCAGTGCTTCTGTCGTTTCATTTTTCTCAGAGTCTTGCACCACTTTAATTTGgggctttttatttttcctcaaTGGAAACGATTTGCGTAATTTACGCACAACAGTATGCACCTCTTGCTGACCtgcaataaacaaattcgttAAGAATACGAAGATTGTACtgtaataatagtatataaaaatagagacgttttcgataatttacctgttaaaaatattagtatGCCACCTTCTGGAAGGCGAGTATGTATCTTTATCGCTTTACGCAATGCTTCATTGACGTAATCCTTCCTTGTTCTTctattaaaatgtatctttaCAAGAAACTGTCGCGCTTTGACCTCAATTACCGGTGGTTTTACCTTGAACAACCTCGTATTCTCTACGAATTCCTTCACGGACAGCGTAGCTGACATAATTATCAGTTTCAAAGGGTTGCTGCGTTTGTTACGAAGCGGAACAATCCTCGACAATAAACCGATCAAAATATCGGTATAGACGCTACGTTCGTGCGCTTCATCGAGTATAATGACAGAGTATTTGGTTAATAGGAAatcctattaaaaaaattgagagatcatattagatatataataattatatatcagaTATGTACAGAATTGTTTGTACTGCGACAATTTAAGATATATCACTCACACTTTGAATTTCTCTCAGTAAAACACCATCAGTCATGAACTTGATCTTTGTTTCTTCCGTAACATTTCCTTCAAAACGAATCAGATACGAAACCTCCCTTTCGGAAAGATTCAGTTCTTCAGCTACACGCTTGCTCATTGACATCGCTGCCACTCTTCTTGGTTCGGTTATTccaatcaatttattttgcgcATATCCAGcctcatataaaaattgaggCACTTGCGTTGTCTTCCCTATAATGAGATTGAACTATTGAACAATAATTAAGATAGCACACATGAAAAATTGTGCTTGgcctaatattattataattattacctaaaaaattaacaaagaCTTTGTTAAAGTGTCTgttaattgtgtaattttacTCACCACTTCCCGTCTCTCCAGTTATTATGACTACTGGATTCTCATTTATTGTTTCAACTATAATTTGTTCTTCCGCAACAACGGGTAGTTTCAATCTGGCTGCTTGTATTCCAGGCTTTCTATTTACAGATATAAAGACAGCTGGCGTGTGGACTTTGGGAACATTTTGTTGTACTTCTTCCACTGATTTTTTAGATTCCTGAGATTTAGCTGAAAGTGTTTCCTTTTCCGCATCTCTCGTGAAATTCTTCTcatctttcttttcatttatttcagcCTTTTCACTTGTCACATTAGAACCAGTAGTATTATCAAGAACATGtgtttcattttcttcttcgttATCACTATCTTCTTCTTTGCTACTATCACTGgacttaaaataaacattattcgATTACTTGTactataactttataaatttccaTCGTCGCTATTTCAAACTTACCTCAAACCCAACTATATTTGGATCAAGCTTAGCTTCGTCTTGTTTTACACCGTCCAGAAtagctaatctttttttcttgctcattttaatagaatttacaGACTTTATCAAATCGCTTTCCTCCTCATCCGCTTTGcgctttaatttttcaacagGCATCTCAAGTTCTCGAAAATGACGCTTTAAGCCCTTGTTTTGCAGGGATGTTAGGCTCACAT
This sequence is a window from Temnothorax longispinosus isolate EJ_2023e chromosome 11, Tlon_JGU_v1, whole genome shotgun sequence. Protein-coding genes within it:
- the LOC139822302 gene encoding probable ATP-dependent RNA helicase kurz isoform X1, giving the protein MGKKRYNSKSRAVANVEVDNSTTKEIVVDIEHRAENYDSCNALVLPTQKRKTKNIDKKVTTTRLLSKKRRKQLEKVVERKKKKLQRATLLENLAKVQASPTELQQYVSLTSLQNKGLKRHFRELEMPVEKLKRKADEEESDLIKSVNSIKMSKKKRLAILDGVKQDEAKLDPNIVGFESSDSSKEEDSDNEEENETHVLDNTTGSNVTSEKAEINEKKDEKNFTRDAEKETLSAKSQESKKSVEEVQQNVPKVHTPAVFISVNRKPGIQAARLKLPVVAEEQIIVETINENPVVIITGETGSGKTTQVPQFLYEAGYAQNKLIGITEPRRVAAMSMSKRVAEELNLSEREVSYLIRFEGNVTEETKIKFMTDGVLLREIQSDFLLTKYSVIILDEAHERSVYTDILIGLLSRIVPLRNKRSNPLKLIIMSATLSVKEFVENTRLFKVKPPVIEVKARQFLVKIHFNRRTRKDYVNEALRKAIKIHTRLPEGGILIFLTGQQEVHTVVRKLRKSFPLRKNKKPQIKVVQDSEKNETTEALDKEHSEQENSEDDFDAKEALRRNKQRQKKQIILPTINLDDYLINPIDDTHEDLINAQDDEENFDEDEDEDEDVTDFKGLTNVQPLWVLPLYSLLPGHKQARVFESPPEGCRLCVVSTNVAETSLTIPNIRYVVDSGRCKTRLYDKVTGVSTYHISYASKAAATQRAGRAGRTRPGHCYRLYSSAVYNDFEEYSQSEIQRKPVDDLLLQMKAMNIDKVVNFPFPTPPDVVQLKSAEKRLTILGALEPPSKKQEEIYCAKVTPLGRSIAAFPVSPRYGKMLALSHQHINLSTYTRCMVAALSVPEVLIETRDMEGSTKSKWLQTRRYWAGIGNNLLLGDPMVLIRAIGTAEYAGSKGKLLPFCEENGLRHKAMVEIRKLRQQLTNEINLNVPNLNLIIDPKMPLPTDMEAKLLRQIVLASMADQVARKVSPDEVKEDQDKAKWKHAYRTPEMEEPVFMHSSCVLRKISPEWVVYQEVYETNGKMYMRGVTAIEPEWLPKFAPMLCHLSEPLVDPPPRYNQGTGKIICRVSGTFGKAGWALPSMDIEHPLTVDGVKWFAYFFLEGQVYPKLKRFVPSLLTTPGSITKSWARLIPRTQAIVQTLQSQGVVSKDKLVEIWGSDKKFLLSAYQKWLPESAHAEVAQIWPPL